A region of the Kribbella sp. NBC_01245 genome:
GGAGACCGAGATGCCCGGGCGTGAGCTGCAGCGGCGGCTCAACGGTGTGCTGCCGCCCGATGTCGCGGTCACCTCGGTCGCGCCGGCCCCGGCCGGGTTCGACGCCCGCTTCTCGGCGCTGGCCCGCCGGTACGTGTACCGGATCTGCGACGACCAGGGCCTTTGGGATCCGCTGACGCGCCACGTGATGCTGCGAGTGCCGCGCCCGCTGGACATCGACCGGATGAACGAGGCGGCCGGCAAACTCCTCGGCGAGCACGACTTCGCCGCGTTCTGCCGGCGCCGCGAGGGCGCGAGCACGGTCCGGGCCCTGCTGGAGTTCCACTGGCGGCGGACCGACGCAGGCGCGGTCGAGGGTACGGTCATCGCCGACGCGTTCTGCCATTCGATGGTCCGCGCGCTGGTCGGCTCGATGATCCCGGTCGGGGATGGTCGCCGCGAGCCGGACTG
Encoded here:
- the truA gene encoding tRNA pseudouridine(38-40) synthase TruA; this encodes MRWRIDLRYDGTGFHGWARQGPLRTVQGVLEDSLRTILRVPDAPAVTCAGRTDTGVHARGQVVHVDLETEMPGRELQRRLNGVLPPDVAVTSVAPAPAGFDARFSALARRYVYRICDDQGLWDPLTRHVMLRVPRPLDIDRMNEAAGKLLGEHDFAAFCRRREGASTVRALLEFHWRRTDAGAVEGTVIADAFCHSMVRALVGSMIPVGDGRREPDWPAAVLASRARDSAVTVVAAAGLTLEEVMYPADADLAARAVEARQVRGEVHHG